In the genome of Leptospira noumeaensis, one region contains:
- a CDS encoding nucleotidyltransferase family protein, with the protein MSNHWHKALLRSSDSIEKAIQNLELTALQVVLVVDEGNSLLGTITDGDIRRGLLKGMDMTATVQGILNPNSFVVTPSMSRELVLQLMKANKIHQIPIVDENRKVLGLHVLDEILLPEKRENVFVIMAGGKGVRLRPYTENCPKPLLPVAGKPILEHIIERAKADGFQRFIISVHYLGHMIEEYFQDGKKWDVEIRYLNEDKPLGTAGALSLIREKIKHPFLVSNGDVLTHIRYSDLLEFHHDHKAVATMAVRMHEWQHPFGVVHTKGVDIIDFEEKPIYKTHVNAGIYALNPEIFSYLNQDEYTDMPTLFSKIKATKRKTIVYPMHESWIDIGRPDDYESADQVFQ; encoded by the coding sequence ATGTCCAACCATTGGCATAAAGCACTACTTCGATCAAGCGACTCAATTGAAAAAGCGATACAAAATCTTGAGTTAACAGCACTACAAGTTGTGTTAGTCGTTGATGAGGGAAATAGTTTACTTGGTACCATCACCGATGGTGACATTCGCAGGGGACTCTTGAAAGGAATGGATATGACTGCCACCGTTCAGGGTATCTTAAATCCAAATTCTTTTGTCGTCACTCCATCCATGAGCCGAGAATTGGTTTTGCAACTAATGAAAGCCAATAAAATTCATCAAATTCCCATTGTTGATGAAAATCGGAAAGTATTAGGCTTACATGTGTTAGATGAAATTCTCCTGCCGGAAAAGAGGGAGAATGTGTTTGTGATTATGGCTGGGGGTAAGGGTGTCCGACTTCGCCCTTATACAGAAAATTGTCCCAAACCATTATTGCCGGTAGCTGGGAAACCAATCTTGGAACATATCATTGAAAGGGCAAAAGCAGACGGTTTTCAAAGATTTATTATTTCTGTTCATTATCTCGGACATATGATCGAAGAGTATTTTCAAGATGGGAAAAAATGGGATGTTGAAATTCGATATTTAAACGAGGATAAACCTTTAGGAACAGCAGGTGCACTGAGTCTTATCAGAGAGAAGATTAAACATCCGTTTTTAGTTTCCAATGGGGATGTATTAACCCATATTCGATATAGTGATTTATTAGAATTTCACCATGATCATAAAGCAGTGGCAACAATGGCAGTGCGAATGCACGAATGGCAGCATCCTTTTGGTGTAGTCCATACCAAAGGTGTTGATATCATCGACTTCGAAGAAAAGCCAATCTATAAAACTCACGTAAATGCGGGAATCTACGCTCTTAATCCTGAAATTTTTAGTTATTTGAACCAAGATGAATATACAGATATGCCAACTCTCTTTAGTAAGATAAAGGCAACCAAAAGGAAAACAATAGTTTATCCGATGCATGAATCTTGGATCGATATTGGGCGACCAGATGATTATGAATCAGCTGATCAAGTTTTTCAGTAG